In Echinicola jeungdonensis, the genomic stretch AAGCATAAAACATGCTTACCTTGGAAATAATTCCTAATACAAATATACAAATTTAAAGGATGAGAAAAATTGAACATCTTGGAATTGCGGTAAAAGACTTGAAACAATCCAATGAATTGTTTGCCAAACTGTTGGGAAATAAGGCTTATAAAGAGGAAATGGTAGACAGTGAAGGGGTGAAAACGTCCTTTTTTCAGGTTGGCGATACCAAGGTGGAATTATTGGAAGGAACTGGACCTGATTCCCCAATTTCCAAGTTTGTGGAAAAGAGGGCGGAAGGAATCCATCATATCGCATTTGAAGTGGAGGATATTCAAAAAGAAATGGAGCGATTGAAAAAGGAGGGGTTTGAATTGTTAAATGAACAACCAAAAACCGGGGCTGATCATAAATTAGTTGTATTTTTGCATCCCCGAAGCACCAATGGGGTGTTAGTGGAGATTTGTCAATCGACTCAATAAAATTCATTTACAGGGAAAAACATAAATGTTATTTACCCTCCAATGGAAATTTGGGAGGAGAGCAATACCTTCCAAAAAATAAAAAT encodes the following:
- the mce gene encoding methylmalonyl-CoA epimerase, with the translated sequence MRKIEHLGIAVKDLKQSNELFAKLLGNKAYKEEMVDSEGVKTSFFQVGDTKVELLEGTGPDSPISKFVEKRAEGIHHIAFEVEDIQKEMERLKKEGFELLNEQPKTGADHKLVVFLHPRSTNGVLVEICQSTQ